The following proteins are encoded in a genomic region of Magallana gigas chromosome 1, xbMagGiga1.1, whole genome shotgun sequence:
- the LOC117689947 gene encoding P2X purinoceptor 7-like, with translation LILDIVDRASQAEAAQGGYHPLPGSNSPNWCVCSKCREMPTEEERVCCRQTPSNCLSTLPDFDLIVLDPLVLMVARRYRQDVLAAGEDDDFNRSNRHAGYRQFILWQHGHLGAGNRRVIPSCCTWRIRDTYPDSFGQYRGFVGGRLG, from the exons CTAATTCTCGACATCGTCGATCGGGCATCTCAAGCTGAAGCCGCTCAAGGTGGATATCATCCACTGCCCGGAAGCAATTCCCCCAATTGGTGTGTGTGCAGCAAGTGTCGGGAGATGCCCACCGAGGAGGAGAGGGTGTGCTGCAGGCAAACACCTTCCAACTGCCTCTCTACTTTGCCA GACTTTGACCTGATAGTTCTAGACCCATTAGTTTTGATGGTAGCTCGTCGGTACAG ACAGGATGTCCTTGCTGCTGGTGAGGACGACGACTTTAACCGGAGCAATCGCCACGCAGGATACCGGCAGTTTATCCTCTGGCAGCATGGGCATTTGGGGGCAGGAAACCGCCGTGTCATTCCAAGCTGCTGCACCTGGAGGATAAGAGATACTTATCCTGACAGTTTTGGACAATATAGGGGATTTGTGGGTGGCCGTCTGggataa
- the LOC105323985 gene encoding uncharacterized protein — protein MRRLLYIAEDMADTGMSTRGRKRVLTDSVRKRNRQNIQASYNKARVNIGVQFERWKGLKDTLKLESHADVAKVLLDKYELYRKDCFGSPKGSTVEPMSPAGAPITSTPGPSSFPYKCDVSRITSSEAEITDLTIDVTEVEMTDDDVEDDDYEPSFNITLREGLDTTAATDDDEDDECISDEEIETTEVDFSQSPGCHRIKTNEEIQGFMNDQPFLIYYNQLLNLATANIQKTCSHKGCGLGVEIKKEVVASALYLKWICPDGHTLYRWCSQQILNRGVHIGDLMLTASTVLLGSNFQKMSMFAKFLHLPILSKSTFYKMQRQYVVPSVDEHWINHQNAVLEGFRGVDLVVLGDGRMDSPGHSAQYCSYTFMEYTTKKILCIITLDKRFTEKKSTNLEKACFIKGLGVSYREGDENYRSCD, from the exons ATGCGTAGATTGCTTTATATAGCAGAAGACATGGCCGACACGGGTATGTCAACTCGCGGACGAAAACGTGTTCTCACAGATTCAGTCAGAAAACGAAATCGGCAAAACATTCAGGCGTCTTATAATAAGGCGCGAGTAAATATCGGCGTCCAGTTTGAACGTTGGAAGGGGTTGAAAGACACTCTGAAGCTCGAGAGCCATGCAGATGTCGCGAAAGTTTTACTGGACAA GTATGAACTGTATAGAAAAGACTGCTTCGGTTCTCCCAAAGGATCTACAGTCGAGCCCATGAGTCCAGCGGGTGCACCTATTACCTCTACCCCAGGACCATCGTCTTTTCCATACAAGTGTGATGTGTCAAGAATTACTTCTTCAGAGGCGGAAATAACTGA TTTGACCATTGATGTGACTGAGGTGGAAATGACAGATGATGATGTAGAGGATGATGATTATGAACCAAGTTTTAACATCACTCTAAG AGAAGGACTTGACACCACTGCTGCTactgatgatgatgaagatgacgAATGCATAAGTGATGAGGAAATCGAGACTACAGAAGTTGATTTTAGTCAAAGTCCTGGTTGTCATCGCATCAAAACCAATGAAGAGATACAAGGCTTTATGAATGATCAACCTTTCTTGATATATTACAACCAGCTGCTGAATTTAGCTACAGCAAACATACAGAAAACTTGTTCGCATAAAGGCTGTGGACTAGGAgtagaaataaagaaagaagTTGTTGCATCAGCCCTTTACCTGAAATGG ATTTGTCCAGATGGTCACACGCTTTATAGATGGTGCTCCCAGCAAATCTTGAATAGAGGTGTACACATTGGTGACTTGATGCTGACTGCAAGCACTGTCCTCTTAGGAAGTAATTTCCAAAAGATGTCGATGTTTGCTAAATTTTTACATCTTCCTATTCTTAGCAAAAGCACCTTCTATAAAATGCAGCGCCAGTATGTTGTCCCATCTGTCGATGAACACTGGATAAACCACCAAAATGCAGTACTGGAGGGGTTCAGAGGAGTTGATTTGGTTGTTCTTG GGGATGGAAGAATGGACAGTCCGGGACATTCCGCGCAGTATTGCTCTTATACCTTCATGGAGTATACTACCAAAAAGATCCTATGCATCATCACCTTAGACAAAAGGTTTACAGAAAAGAAAAGTACAAACTTGGAAAAGGCGTGCTTTATAAAGGGACTTGGGGTTTCTTATAGAGAAGGGGATGAAAATTATAGAAGTTGTGACTGA